A part of Ursus arctos isolate Adak ecotype North America chromosome X, UrsArc2.0, whole genome shotgun sequence genomic DNA contains:
- the LOC113271014 gene encoding LOW QUALITY PROTEIN: ATP synthase subunit g, mitochondrial-like (The sequence of the model RefSeq protein was modified relative to this genomic sequence to represent the inferred CDS: substituted 2 bases at 2 genomic stop codons) yields MAQFVCNHREKAPILVNAAGTYLKPXLAAFXHYAKVELVPSTPPEILTTIQSLKKIVKYPQTSSLKGLTIKEALLNGLVATEVWLWFYAGKIISKHGIVGYNV; encoded by the coding sequence ATGGCCCAGTTTGTCTGTAACCACAGGGAGAAGGCCCCCATCCTGGTGAATGCTGCTGGGACTTACTTGAAGCCTTGATTGGCTGCATTTTGACACTATGCAAAGGTTGAGCTGGTTCCTTCAACCCCTCCTGAGATCCTTACAACTATTCAGAgcttgaaaaaaatagtaaagtatCCTCAAACCAGTAGCCTCAAAGGGCTCACAATTAAGGAAGCTCTGCTGAATGGTTTGGTGGCCACTGAGGTGTGGCTGTGGTTTTATGCTGGCAAGATCATAAGCAAGCATGGCATCGTTGGCTATAATGTTTGA